In the genome of Lactuca sativa cultivar Salinas chromosome 3, Lsat_Salinas_v11, whole genome shotgun sequence, the window GTGCACCCTTCGAAAGTACACCTTTTGCCGCCTCCATGGGCTTTACAGAACATGGTGCTTCCCTGAGCGCCCTTCGTGCACGCCGGAAACTGACATCTCCGCCCACCGCCGTGCGAGATGCAGAGCCCAGACAGGCCTTCGGCGGATTTCGTGCAGTTGTCCATCTGGCACCGCTTCCCTCCGCCATGTCGGATGCATAACCCAGATTTACCTCTGGCGGCACGTGTGCAGCCGTCGGTGCTGCACCTCCGGCCACCACCGTGGGCGATGCAGTAATCGGTGCGGCCTTCTGAGCTTTTGGTGCAGCCTAAAAACTCGCATCTCCGGCCACCGCCATGGGCTTTGCAGTAGGCGGTGCGGCCCTCGGCTCCTTTGTGGCAGCCGGGTTTTTGACATCTCCGGCCGCCGCCATGGGCGATGCATAGGCCGGAAGCACCTCGTGCGCCCTTCTCGCATCCTTCGAATTGGCATGTTTTTGTGGTCCCGGTTCGATGCTGATGTGGCTCTGTGTTACCGGATGAACATGTGACTGAACTTGATGGCATGGTTGTAATTTCTGATGTGGCGTTATGGTTAAAAATGTGAACAGTTGTGACATCAGACTCAGCTGGTGCAGAGAAGAGGCTCAATTCCAGGTCAACCTCCATTGATGGTTTAGTGAAGGTGGAAGCTTTTTTAGTGACAGGTGGCTTTTCACCACCAAGATGGAGACTGAAATCCAGTTCAAGATCCATTGATGACTCTTCATCGGTTTCTTTCTGAGAAGACATGGTGGTGCATCCAGTGGCGGAGCTCGCCTTGCTGTCGGATGAGCTTGGAGAATGGCCAAGCCAAAGGGATAATGGCAACCCGGTTTGCAAATCCATTGACCCGTTGACCGAATTCCATTTCCGTTTGACTCCTTTCGAAGACTGGAACGAAGGATTTCCGAAACCAGGGGAATCCAATCGTAATGTGGTGTCTGTAACATAACCAGGTCCAGACAAGTAGTTTGCTGTATTACGGAACCTGGGATCCATTGAAGCTGTATGCAAGTTTCTCTGATTTGACTTTGGTCAAACCTTATTAGTAAAAGAACGGGTGAACTAACTTTTGGGCTAAAAAACTAGAGTATAGTAATTCTAAGCTATGGATCTAGGGCTATCAGCTATATGTATATCTCAACTACAATACTAGGGTTAGCTGTCAACTTTGTTGAGTGAATTACACTTGCACCCCCCACTGACAAAACCAGAAGTATCACGTCGATCCATTTGCTTATATTTTAATCTGGAAATATATCAATTAGCTATCGTTGCTGATAAAGGCCCACAAGAATGATCCAGTACTGTTTCTTGAATTGTTCATCCTGTTTCAATAAGTTACATGATAATATGAGATGGAGACAGACAACATACAAAATCACCATAGGATCTAGCGAATGGAGAAACTATATCAAAACATAGATTATAAAGCTTCAGTAACTGTAAATAAGATTCAGACCATATAAAATCATCGTGTATAATGCAAATGGATCTTACTTGAAGAGATATGACATGATTATTAGGTATTTAGGTGATAAATAAAGCATCTTCCACTATTAGAGTTGAACCAAAAAGAGTTGGTTTAATAGGGTCTCTACAGATGCCCATAAAAGAGAAACGCAACAAGATCTCTCTGTCTACTTAGGCTATGTGAACAAGAATATGACAAGATCTGCTTCTGACAAGGTAAAGTACCATAACTATGCACAAAACATAAGGGGATCGTTGAAGTCAAAACTCTGGATCTGAAACAAGAAGCAGCAAGTTCACTAAAATCGAAACTTTCTAGCAAATTGGGCATGAAAGCAGAAATCAGTGTCGTCGTCAAAAATTGATATGATATAAGCACCTATTCCGCTATTCCCCTCTCCGTTTTCCGAACAGAATGGCTAAAACAAATACAATCAAGAAATCAAAAAGTATAAACCAACAGATGCTGAAAACTACTCTATCGGTGTCCTGTCATGTAGCAGAGAGAAGAATTATTGATACGAGTACATGTTTCGTGAACGGTAAACAGCGCACAGAATTACACGCGGTGTAATATCTAAATTACATTCGTAAATGAATCACAAAAGCAAGCTCAAGTTCAGACTTACCACAAAGTTTCTTTtagttcttctttttcttcttcttcttcttcttcttcttcttcttcttctccgatCAAAAGACGAATCAACAACACTTGCAACAATCAATCTATCATTACAAAAGAGCAAATTAGCGGATTAATACATAAAACTCAATTTTAAACCGTGAACAATCTGAAGTTTCAATTTTCAACAATCAAAATCAATCCAACCACAAAAATTAAATCAcgataaaaaaattaaaacatacaAAATAAACAAATCGACATGTTTTGAAGCTAAATCAAGGAATAAAACAGCCAATAAAACAATATATTGAACCAAAAACAAGCAAATTCAAGCACGGAAACTCAGAATTTACCTCGAAATCCGCTTGATTTCGTAGCgatgagagagagaagagatttagggcttttgaggCGCCGGCTAACGATACAGAGCGAAATGAGATTTGTACTTCGTATATATACACCAAGAGATAGAGAGAGTGCGTGTGGAAATTTATTAATGATGACAAAAAAGTGGCGCACGATAAAAAGATAGGGCGTAGGTTAAAGAGCATGTTTTAATGTTCTACAACCTTTTTCCTTTACTCctcaaaaaatatttaaaaagattAATTTTTGGTATTTTATAAACTACTATCTCCAGAGCAGAAGTCTTTGCTGCCAGAGCAATcctaaaggttgaattttaacacGGTTAATTATTTCAAGGTCCGTACACTGTGAAAATACCGAAgtttataaattattatatttaggcgaatgcccgcgttGCATAGAAATAtgtatatagttgaagtctttacaaatatatgttttgtttttaaatataacaataacgttgttgttaaatttgatataataatttttatactaaattgatataatatattgatttttttaattatatgataatatatacatctattataacatcataatctcaatcgtttgaatgacttttacCCGAAGTTacaaatgaataaaattaaatataatatacagtttaatgttatttatagttgttgttatcgttaattaattttttttaaatttatttg includes:
- the LOC111886474 gene encoding uncharacterized protein LOC111886474; its protein translation is MDPRFRNTANYLSGPGYVTDTTLRLDSPGFGNPSFQSSKGVKRKWNSVNGSMDLQTGLPLSLWLGHSPSSSDSKASSATGCTTMSSQKETDEESSMDLELDFSLHLGGEKPPVTKKASTFTKPSMEVDLELSLFSAPAESDVTTVHIFNHNATSEITTMPSSSVTCSSGNTEPHQHRTGTTKTCQFEGCEKGARGASGLCIAHGGGRRCQKPGCHKGAEGRTAYCKAHGGGRRCEFLGCTKSSEGRTDYCIAHGGGRRCSTDGCTRAARGKSGLCIRHGGGKRCQMDNCTKSAEGLSGLCISHGGGRRCQFPACTKGAQGSTMFCKAHGGGKRCTFEGCTKGAEGSTPFCKGHGGGKRCAFDGGGVCPKSVHGGTLFCVAHGGGKRCAVPGCTRSARGRTDCCVRHGGGKRCQFGGCGKSAQGSTDFCKAHGGGKRCVWGQPGSEYGNNNEDDVCNSFARGKTGLCTAHGALVQDKRVHGGATLGTLVHEMVPNQNMKQVLFPTPVAADVMSHGFKPFGVQPGVVVGGQSVEGRVHGGRLIALLAAGTSGSSGNAMAQKWV